The Pseudomonadota bacterium genome has a segment encoding these proteins:
- a CDS encoding ABC transporter ATP-binding protein: MSLLEVRKLRVDFHAAWGVVPVLDAVSFAVEAGETLGIVGESGCGKSVTALSILGLLPEPAGRIVAGQVLFEGRDLTKLALRELRRLRGNEIAIVFQDPMSSLNPVLPLGLQLTEALVWQGVRDARDAGQLAIQMLAEVGIAEPALRAQEYPHQMSGGMRQRALLAMALACRPKLLIADEPTTGLDATVQAQILDLLARKRLEHSMAMLLITHNLAVVAERCDRVVVMYAGQVAEAGSRQEILGEPAHPYTRGLLRSLPERCPPGKRLSPLPGSVPASRDYPLGCRFRTRCSRASAACERPAPLVQLSAKHRVYCHHPE, from the coding sequence GTGAGCCTGCTCGAGGTCCGGAAGCTGCGAGTCGATTTCCATGCAGCATGGGGCGTGGTGCCTGTACTCGACGCGGTAAGCTTCGCGGTCGAGGCCGGAGAGACGCTGGGCATCGTTGGGGAAAGCGGTTGCGGCAAGTCGGTGACGGCGTTGAGCATCCTGGGGCTTCTGCCCGAGCCTGCTGGACGCATCGTGGCAGGCCAAGTCCTGTTCGAGGGACGCGACCTGACGAAGCTTGCTCTCCGTGAGCTCCGGCGCTTGCGTGGAAACGAGATCGCGATCGTGTTTCAAGATCCCATGAGCTCGCTGAACCCCGTGTTGCCGCTGGGTCTGCAGCTCACAGAAGCACTCGTGTGGCAGGGCGTGCGCGACGCTCGGGATGCCGGGCAACTCGCCATCCAGATGCTGGCGGAGGTAGGGATCGCCGAGCCCGCGCTGCGGGCGCAGGAATACCCTCACCAAATGAGCGGGGGCATGAGGCAGCGCGCGCTGCTCGCCATGGCGCTCGCGTGCCGTCCCAAGCTGCTGATAGCCGACGAGCCCACGACGGGCCTGGACGCTACGGTGCAGGCACAGATCCTCGACCTGCTGGCGCGCAAGCGGCTCGAGCATTCGATGGCCATGTTGCTGATAACGCACAACCTGGCCGTTGTCGCCGAACGCTGCGACCGCGTCGTCGTGATGTATGCTGGGCAAGTCGCCGAAGCTGGGAGCAGGCAGGAGATCCTTGGCGAGCCAGCGCACCCCTACACGCGTGGTTTGCTGCGATCGCTTCCAGAACGCTGCCCTCCGGGCAAGCGTCTTTCGCCCCTGCCGGGTTCGGTCCCGGCGTCGCGAGACTACCCGCTGGGTTGTCGCTTCCGCACCCGCTGTTC